GATTCCCCTGGGGAAGCTGCAGTACGGGATCAATAGGCACCCATCGCCAAGTACCACAGGAAACGCCAATGAGTTCCAGCCAGGTAGTTACAAAAAAGGCGCCAAGGTAAACGCCCGGCGAGCGTCCGAATAGGACGAACAGGACAAATACAATAAATAATAATGCGCCCACCATATCTCCCTGGGGAGCGATGGTTACGCCCCAAAGGGACCAAAGCCCGCCAGCCGTTAGCACTGTCGCGGTAATAACTTTAAGGTTTTGCTTGAAAAGTTCCGAGCGAGCTAGGGCCACAGCGGTCAGATAGACCATGCCATGACCTGGCGGAACATAGGCGGGAACATTATGAAAACGGTAAATATAGCCTTCCATATAAGGAGAGGCAAAATGCTCGCCTATGGTAGCAAACGCCACCGCAACGAGTACCTGGGCGCGGACTAGACCACTTTCTCCACGAAGCAGCGCGAATAGGAATACCCAGGCGCAAACGCCCAGAAAATTCTGAAAGGTTAAAGTAGCATCCGCATCCAGATATAGGCACAGGGCAATGGATGCAAAGACGATCAACGCAATTCCATAATTACGAAAATCCCTATTCGCCGTTCCAAGGGGTACCTTCCCAAGCAAGCCCAGGCGAACGCTCTCTTCCCTCATGATGATCTCCGACTTTCTTAGCAAATTTTTTGCTTGTTTTTTAACATCAAGCCATTGTAGGAGATGGGGTATAAAGGGGCAAGCTTGATTACGCCGATAAGCGAAGCGATCAGATCAAAAAGAAGAATCAGCTTTCTTTAGAAAGGCGATCTCTGCTGGAGTAGATGGTCGCTCTAATATTTGGTTTCGATGGGGATAACGACCAAACCGAGTAATAATTGCTTGATGCTTTATCTCACAATCATACTGGGACTCTAATCCCGGCTCAGCAAATAATTTTATCCCAATCTGGTGAATTTTTAGGGATTCACTGTGCATAAAAGGCATATAAAGAAATATCTTATGCTCCGAATTGAGCATTTTACCGACATTTTTATCAATGGCTTCCTGAGACAGAATTAGCGCGGCCGTATCATAAGCAAAGGACAAGGGGTGATTGCGATATATATTTCGTGAGAATTGATCTAAAATAATGATTTCAGCTAACCTGCCAAAAGGCTCTCTCCTCCACTCGTAGAGTTCGCCCTGCACCGCCGCTCTATGATGGGCTTTGAAACGTTCCTTGATAAGTTGGTCAAAGTGGGGGATTTTTTTCCACCAAGACTCAGGCTTAATCTCTTTAAACCAAAAATCTATAATCTGCTGATGATGCATGCTATTAAGTAGCATTAATTTCAAAGCTTATTTGAAAATAGCGCTCAGCAATTATTAAGTTTAATTCCATAAAGTAATGCCTTTATCAAGAATTGCAATGCAAAATCTGGCTCTGGTTTTTTAAATTTTCTTCAACTCATTAACAGGAAAGTTCATCCAGGCAAGCGGACAGCATTTGTTCAAGGGAGCAGGGTTCAATGCCTAGATCATTAAAGGTGCTGGCCTTGGCGTTAGCCACATTATCTGTTTCCATGAGTATGACCTGATCTAAGGTCAGGGGGGCATTAGGCAGGAGGGAGGCTATCCTGGCAAGTAGCCTCCAGACGACAAAAGGCACCGGCAACAGTAGTCGGCGACGACTGAGGTGAGTCAGCACTTGTTCTATGATATCTCGGTAGCGATAGGCGCGGGCTCCACCCAGTTCGAAAGTTTTTCCACTCGCCTCAGGCATTTCCAGAACCTGAAGCACCGCCCTGGCCACATCCTCCACATAGACGGGTTGCAGTCGAGTAGAACCTTGACCAAAGAGGGGTACCACGGGCAGCCGAGTCACTGTTTTCAGGGAATTTAGAAACGCATCATTGGGGCCAAACATCACACTAGGCCGCAGTATGGTAGCGTTTGGAAAAATCTCCCGAACCCGTTGCTCGCCGTAGGCGCGGGCGCGCGCATATTTCGAGGCTGACGCCGGATCTACCCCAATCCCCGAGATATGGATAAGCCTGCGGATACCGGCTTCCCCGGCTCGCCGCGCGACGCGCTCCGCTCCTTCTTCGTGGATAGCCCTAAAAGTCGCTTGCCCCTGTTCCACATAGAGTCCGACGGCATTCACCACGCCAGTGGCGCCCTTGAGCGCTTCAGCAACGGAATCCTCATCGCGGACATCCGCCCTTTGGAGTGCAATCTGGCCGCGGGCTCCGGCAAGATTTGGAGCACGGGGATGGCGGGCCACAATCCGTACCCTCATCCCCGACTCAACAAGGCGGTGGACAATAGCGCGGCCTAAAAAACCGGTGCCGCCAAAGACAGTGATTAAGTTAGGTAATGGAGAGATTATCTTAACCATACTCTATAATAAATAAGTCCTGAAGCACTGCCGGAGCATACTGTGCCTAATACTACTCAAAACGCGCCCACGAATGTGGAAGAGATTGCCACTTCTATGCAAGATACCGTGCTGGGAATCTGGGCCGACTTTGTGAATCATAGCCCTTTTCTGGTGATGGGAGCATTGATTTTATTATTCACGTGGGGAATATCCGCACTTGCTGCCCGGCTGATGGATGCTTCTTTGCGCCATTCCAAAATGCGGGGGTCGCTGCGCGAATTGTTTGTTCGGCTCCTGAGCATTGGTATTTGGATCACTGGAATTTTGCTTGCCGCTATGGTGACATTCCCTGGTTTGACACCAGCGCGGGCCTTGAGCGCCATGGGTATTGTGTCCATTGCCGTGGGTTTTGCTTTTAAAGATATTTTCGAGAATTTTTTTGCTGGAATTCTGTTACTTTGGCGTTTTCCTTTTGAAAAAGGGGATTTTATTGAATGTGAAGGAATTAGCGGGCAGGTGGAGCATATTTCTGTACGGCAAACCTTAATCCGTCAGACTTCCGGCGAACTGGTTATTGCCCCCAACTCTTTTCTATTTCTCAATCCTACCAAAGTGCTGACCAATTTACCCCGGCGACGAATAACGATTATTACCGGAATAGCCTATGGCGAAAATGTAACTGAGGCGGTCCGTGTAATTGAGCACGCCGTAGATGAATGCAGGACGGTCCACAAAGACCGGCCTCTAGAGATTTTCCCCCAGGCCTTTGGGGCCAGCAGTATTGATATTGAGGTGACTTGGTGGGCCGATCCTACGCCGGTGGATGTCCGCCGCTCACGAGGCGAGGTGGTCACGGCCATCAAAGGAGCTCTGGACGAGGCCGGAATTGAGATTCCTTTCCCCTATCGCACCTTAACCTTTAAACATCCCTTGGAGACCGTATCATTGGAGAAAAGTGAGGGAGAAATTAGTTAACCTGGTATGCGGCAGGCGAAATTACTTAATGCTACCTTAAAAAACCAGGATGGATAAGTATTCAACCTGAAATCCAAATTTCTGCGGATATATTCTTCAAGCTCAATAAAATCCTGGCGAATAAGTCCGCTGCCCCGCCCCAAAGGAAAGGGCAGCAAACAATTTATTTCGCGTCAAAAGAGTGCATGACATCCCTGTCTTGGGCTCCTTTTACGGGTTGATGCTATGAGTGTAATACCAAAGAGTGGCATTAAAAATCAAGGCACCCAGGATATTACCAAGCGTTACCGGGATTTGATTCCACATCCACCAGTCGTAAAGGGTAACCTCCGCACCAGCAAGTATTCCCACAGGGAAAACAAACATATTGACCACGGTATGCTCAAACCCCAGGGCAAAGAAGGTAGCGAGGGGAAACCACATCAGCATCACCTTTCCTGGAACGCTGCGGGCAGCCTTGGCAAAGACGGGCGCTAGGCTGACCAACCAGTTACAGAGAATCCCCATTCCCACCGCAGCTAGCCATCCGATAGCTCCATAGTCCACATAAGAGGCCTTTTTTTCAGCCAAATGGGCTAAGGTAGTCAGTACCCCTGGGGGAGCAGCAGCTCCCCCTTTAGTAAGAGAGAACCAAAGCAGCCATGCAAAGAAAAGTCCCCCGAGGAGGTTTCCAAGCAAAGTCCAACTCCAATTACGCACAACCCGCCATGCTTTAACGCGGCCGGCGTACATACCGATAGGCATGACTGAAAAACTTCCGGTCGCCATTTCAAAACCCAGGGTTGCAAGCATAATATAACCAACCGGAAAAATAAGGCCGGCGGCGGCGCTCGACCACCCCTGAGCTACAAGCAAGGCTGAAAGCGCGGTTGCATAGGCCAAAAAGGGAGTGCATAGAAACCCCCGTATGAGAATATTGGAGGTAGTGAATTTATCCTTTTTAACGGCATCTTCGGCAATATCACGCCCCATCTGGGCGGGGGGCACGGCATCAAGCACCGTAAAGTCGCTAGATTTTGCCGGGACTGGGTTCCCTGCAATAGTAGACCCCCCAGCCACTGGATGGTTGACTGGGGGGGCCTCTTGGGGGATTGGTTTATCTGTTTCACTCATAGTGTGACTAGCCTTCATTATTATTAAAAATTTCGTTGTTGAAGCTTACTGCTCAGAGGGCAGATCTTCTTATGTACACATGCTTGGCCTATTTTTAAAGTTTAAAATATCACTTAAAATTAAGGGAGAGGACAGCGTAAGGAAATGCCCCAAGAATAAGTCTTTAACCAAAAACAAAGTTTAGGTAGAAAAACTAAAGCCTTGCCACCTTCTCCTGCTACCAGTAGCAAATTTCCAATAGAGATAAAATATCCACCTAATATTTTTGTGGTTATTTTGACTCAAGCTAATGTTTGCGGCAAGCAATGACGCTGAACTGGTGTTGAGAAGAATCACTCTTTTACTCGCCTTCCGGATACTTGAATGCCCGTTTTGAATGTCATCTAGCGCAACAGGCTGAACTAATTATTCTATAGCGGTTCCTATTTAGTCAGCATCTGAAGGAAGAAAATTCCAAAGCAACATGTTGACGGGGGTGCCTCCTGGGAGGCACCCCCGTCCTTGTCCATATTTTACTTTAACTTAAAGGCGGAAAGGATGGTTTCAATCGGGAGAGCCGTCTTTTATAGTTCCGACTCGCACTCGGTCTACCGTCCACCACCAGTGGGTTATCTCGTAACTCTTGTCCGCATCAAAGCTAATCTTTGCTGTTTCTCCATCTTTGACCGTACCTTTTTCAAGCGTAATTTCCGATCTGGTACCTGCTGTCGTGCTTTTGTCCTCTGTTACCGCTTTTCCAAAGGGTCCTTTCTTTTGTGTCTTAATTTCATCGACACTAAAAATTACATGAAGATCATTAACATCTACTCCTTCCTCATTCTTAAATTTGAAGTCTTCCCAATGATCAGTGACCTCAGCCGTTTCCAAATTAAACCCGTTTATTTCATACAATTCATTTAACTCAGGGTCATATGATTGAATCTGAGGGATTGCTGCAAGCTGAGGGGTTTCCCTGAAGATATAGGGCTCCTGAGCCCAAGCGTTAAAAGCGGGTAAGCTGAAAAATCCCAGGATAATTGCAGCTACACTCATTGCGTAATGTTTATGATTTTTAAACATCGTATTTCTCCTAAATAGCTTTAATTAGAATGAATATGCACACCTTTTATAGGTTGTACCTGTTTAAATACGATGCGAGGGGATAGCTTGGATTAGGACAAATCACCCAATTAAGATGTGGATAAATTCCTTGTAAATTTTTAATTTTTGTGATAATCGATGAGGGCAAAGCAGATCCAAGGGGATAATCAAAACTAGCTTATTTCTATTTCCCCTAATATGGAGCACGCTATAGGGTGTTTACCCTGGAATTAGGGCTAGCCAAATAGCCATGACTGCCATTACCATCACGGTAAGAAATAAAAAAAGCGCCGTTAAGGAAAAACTGGTTATAGGGATAATGAAAGTAATAGTGGGAAAAGCAGATAAAAATTGTGCGAGCACAGAGGCTTATCATTTTCCACGAGCCCCTCTCAGCAGCGCCGGTTGGGCCTTTGGAAGTCAAGAATGAGAACTGAGTAACGTTGAGTCATGGATGCTACTGTCAAAAAACAAGCAAGCCCTTCCCCATTAAATGCTGCCAATGCCTCTTATTTGGAGGCGCTGTACGAAAAATTTTTAAAAGATCCTAATACCGTACCCGCCCATTGGCGAATTTGGTTCAAGCGTCTCCAGGCAGGTGTTCCGGAGCAGGCCGCTCCTGAATTTCCTGCCCGCTCTCCAGGGCCAGCGGTGCAGCCATCAGCACCGTCAGCAGTGATGACCGAGGGGTTAACGGCGGAGGCGGCTGAAAAACAAATCGCAGTGCTTCAACTCATCAATGCCTACCGTTTCCGGGGCCATCAAAAGGCCAATATCGACCCCTTGCGCATTTATGATCGTCCGGTGGTTTCCGATCTTGATCCTGTCTTCCATGGTTTGACGGAAGAAGATATGGGCAAAGTCTTCAGTACAGGATCGCTGATTGGGATCGATCAGGCTCCTCTGGAAGAAATTTTCGCCTTAATAAAGAAGATCTATTGCCATACCATTGGCGCTGAGTATATGCACATCACTGAGACCGCCGAGAAACGCTGGATTCAAAGTTATCTGGAGGGAGCCCAGGACGATCCGGGCCCGTCTGTAGAATTACAGCGCCATATTCTGGAGCGGCTTACAGCGGCTGAGGGGCTGGAGCGCTATTTACACACCAATTACGTGGGTCAGAAACGTTTTTCCCTGGAGGGGGGAGATAGTTTGATACCCCTTCTGGATAATTTGATCCTTTATGCAGGTAGTAAGGGGGTGGGGGAAATCGTCATTGGCATGGCTCACCGGGGACGGTTGAATGTGCTGGTGAATACTTTGGGTAAACTACCCCGTGATTTATTCATGGAGTTTGAGGGCCAACATGAAACGGACAACAAACGCTCGGGAGACGTCAAGTATCATTTAGGATTCTCGGCGGACGGGGATACCCCAGGTGGGCCGGTACATATTACCCTGGCGTTTAACCCCTCCCATTTAGAAATTATTGACCCGGTAGTGGAAGGTTCGGTGCGGGCCCGCCAGCAACGGCGCAAGGATTGGTTAGGCGATGAGGTGATACCGGTGCTTATTCACGGAGATTCCGCCTTTGCCGGTCAAGGTGTGGTCATGGAAACCTTTAACATGTCCCAATCCCGGGGATTTTTCACCGGTGGCACCCTCCATATCGTGATCAACAACCAGATTGGTTTTACCACCAGCAACCCCCTGGATACCCGTTCCACAGTTTACTGCACGGATGTGGCTAAGATGGTACAAGCCCCAATTTTTCATGTGAATGGGGATGATCCCGAAGCGGTTATCTTTGTTACCCGCTTAGCGCTTGATTACCGCATGACCTTTAAAAAAGATGTGGTGATCGATCTGGTGTGCTATCGGCGTCAAGGGCATAACGAAGCGGATGAGCCGGCGGTCACCCAGCCGCTTATGTACCAGAAAATCCGCTCCCATCCTACGGTTCGCCATCTTTATGCTGAGCGATTGGCAGCGCAAAATATCATTGCATCCGAGGAGGCGGATCGCATGATGAACAATTATCGGCAAACCCTAGAGCAAGGGACCAATGTGGCGCCTTATGCGGAAGAAGGCGCCCGTTCTTCAAGGGTGAACTGGAAGCCTTTTTTGGGAACCCAATGGGATCAGCCGGTAGAAACCGAAGTGCCTTTGCCGCGGCTCCAAGAGCTTGCGGCCCATATCCAACAGCTTCCCAAAGGGTTTGAGCTTCACTCCCGGGTAGGTCATATTTTGGCCGATCGCCGTAAAATGGCTGCGGGGGCCTTGCCTATCGATTGGGGATTTGCGGAGACTCTGGCCTACGCTACTTTGTTAAATGAGGGGTTCTCGGTCCGGCTCACGGGTCAAGACAGTGGCCGCGGCACTTTTTTCCATCGCCATGCCGTGCTTTATAATCAGAAAGACGGCCAGGTCTATGTCCCCTTGGAGCAGGTAAACCCCGTGCAAACGGATTTTAGTATTATTGACTCCCTCCTCTCGGAAGAAGCGGTATTGGCCTTTGAATATGGGTACGCCGCCACGGAGCCCAATACCTTAGTGATCTGGGAGGCGCAGTTTGGGGATTTTGTCAATGGTGCTCAAGTTGTCATTGACCAGTTTCTTGCTTCCGGGGAAGCAAAATGGTCCCGCTTGTGCGGGTTGGTACTGTTTCTTCCCCATGGCTATGAAGGCCAGGGGCCGGAACATTCTTCGGCCCGGTTAGAGCGTTTTCTACAGCTTTGTGCGGAAGATAATATCCAGGTCTGCGTACCGACCACACCGGGGCAAATGTTTCATATGCTACGGCGGCAAATGCTGCGGCCTTACCGCAAACCTCTCGTTGTGATGACGCCAAAGAGTTTATTGCGCCACCGGCTTTCGGTCTCATCCTTGGATGAGTTCTGCAGCGGCGCTTTTCGGTTAGTGATCGGTGAAGTAGATGATATTAAGCCTGCCATGGTGAATCGCGTTATTCTGTGTGCTGGCAAAGTATACTATGATTTGCTGCAAGCTCGGCGGGAGCAGAAACGGCAAGATGTGGCCATTCTCCGTTTGGAACAGCTCTATCCGTTTCCCCAGCAGCAATTAGAGAGAGAGCTTGAACGTTACCGCAAGGCCAGGGAGATTGTCTGGTGTCAAGAAGAACCTCAAAACCAAGGAGCATGGGATCAACTTCATCGTCCTTTGCAAGGATGTTTGAGTCGAAACCAGTCCTTGCATTACACAGGCCGGGCCTCGTCGGCGGCACCCGCGGTGGGTTACTTTAACTTGCATCTTGAACAGCAGCGTGCGGTGGTAGAAGAGGCTTTTGGTTCGATGAAAGAGAGCCAGTAAAAGGAGAGCATATTCATGGGGACAGAGGTGCGCGTACCCAGATTACCCGAATCGGTGACTGAAGCAGTCGTAGGGGATTGGCATAAAAAGCCTGGTGACCGCGTCCAGCGGGATGAAACTTTGCTGGACCTTGAGACCGACAAAGTAGTGCTGGATGTCCCTTCTCCCGGCGCTGGAGTTTTGCGGGAAGTAAAAAAGGAGAAGGGCGCTACCGTAGGCAGCGAAGAGGTGCTTGGAATAATTGAGGCCGCCGGGGAAGCGGAGGAAGAAACTGCACAGGAATCTTCCC
This sequence is a window from Nitrosococcus oceani ATCC 19707. Protein-coding genes within it:
- a CDS encoding mechanosensitive ion channel family protein — protein: MPNTTQNAPTNVEEIATSMQDTVLGIWADFVNHSPFLVMGALILLFTWGISALAARLMDASLRHSKMRGSLRELFVRLLSIGIWITGILLAAMVTFPGLTPARALSAMGIVSIAVGFAFKDIFENFFAGILLLWRFPFEKGDFIECEGISGQVEHISVRQTLIRQTSGELVIAPNSFLFLNPTKVLTNLPRRRITIITGIAYGENVTEAVRVIEHAVDECRTVHKDRPLEIFPQAFGASSIDIEVTWWADPTPVDVRRSRGEVVTAIKGALDEAGIEIPFPYRTLTFKHPLETVSLEKSEGEIS
- a CDS encoding complex I NDUFA9 subunit family protein, whose translation is MVKIISPLPNLITVFGGTGFLGRAIVHRLVESGMRVRIVARHPRAPNLAGARGQIALQRADVRDEDSVAEALKGATGVVNAVGLYVEQGQATFRAIHEEGAERVARRAGEAGIRRLIHISGIGVDPASASKYARARAYGEQRVREIFPNATILRPSVMFGPNDAFLNSLKTVTRLPVVPLFGQGSTRLQPVYVEDVARAVLQVLEMPEASGKTFELGGARAYRYRDIIEQVLTHLSRRRLLLPVPFVVWRLLARIASLLPNAPLTLDQVILMETDNVANAKASTFNDLGIEPCSLEQMLSACLDELSC
- a CDS encoding DUF924 family protein produces the protein MLLNSMHHQQIIDFWFKEIKPESWWKKIPHFDQLIKERFKAHHRAAVQGELYEWRREPFGRLAEIIILDQFSRNIYRNHPLSFAYDTAALILSQEAIDKNVGKMLNSEHKIFLYMPFMHSESLKIHQIGIKLFAEPGLESQYDCEIKHQAIITRFGRYPHRNQILERPSTPAEIAFLKKADSSF
- a CDS encoding formate/nitrite transporter family protein codes for the protein MSETDKPIPQEAPPVNHPVAGGSTIAGNPVPAKSSDFTVLDAVPPAQMGRDIAEDAVKKDKFTTSNILIRGFLCTPFLAYATALSALLVAQGWSSAAAGLIFPVGYIMLATLGFEMATGSFSVMPIGMYAGRVKAWRVVRNWSWTLLGNLLGGLFFAWLLWFSLTKGGAAAPPGVLTTLAHLAEKKASYVDYGAIGWLAAVGMGILCNWLVSLAPVFAKAARSVPGKVMLMWFPLATFFALGFEHTVVNMFVFPVGILAGAEVTLYDWWMWNQIPVTLGNILGALIFNATLWYYTHSINP
- a CDS encoding 2-oxoglutarate dehydrogenase E1 component; protein product: MDATVKKQASPSPLNAANASYLEALYEKFLKDPNTVPAHWRIWFKRLQAGVPEQAAPEFPARSPGPAVQPSAPSAVMTEGLTAEAAEKQIAVLQLINAYRFRGHQKANIDPLRIYDRPVVSDLDPVFHGLTEEDMGKVFSTGSLIGIDQAPLEEIFALIKKIYCHTIGAEYMHITETAEKRWIQSYLEGAQDDPGPSVELQRHILERLTAAEGLERYLHTNYVGQKRFSLEGGDSLIPLLDNLILYAGSKGVGEIVIGMAHRGRLNVLVNTLGKLPRDLFMEFEGQHETDNKRSGDVKYHLGFSADGDTPGGPVHITLAFNPSHLEIIDPVVEGSVRARQQRRKDWLGDEVIPVLIHGDSAFAGQGVVMETFNMSQSRGFFTGGTLHIVINNQIGFTTSNPLDTRSTVYCTDVAKMVQAPIFHVNGDDPEAVIFVTRLALDYRMTFKKDVVIDLVCYRRQGHNEADEPAVTQPLMYQKIRSHPTVRHLYAERLAAQNIIASEEADRMMNNYRQTLEQGTNVAPYAEEGARSSRVNWKPFLGTQWDQPVETEVPLPRLQELAAHIQQLPKGFELHSRVGHILADRRKMAAGALPIDWGFAETLAYATLLNEGFSVRLTGQDSGRGTFFHRHAVLYNQKDGQVYVPLEQVNPVQTDFSIIDSLLSEEAVLAFEYGYAATEPNTLVIWEAQFGDFVNGAQVVIDQFLASGEAKWSRLCGLVLFLPHGYEGQGPEHSSARLERFLQLCAEDNIQVCVPTTPGQMFHMLRRQMLRPYRKPLVVMTPKSLLRHRLSVSSLDEFCSGAFRLVIGEVDDIKPAMVNRVILCAGKVYYDLLQARREQKRQDVAILRLEQLYPFPQQQLERELERYRKAREIVWCQEEPQNQGAWDQLHRPLQGCLSRNQSLHYTGRASSAAPAVGYFNLHLEQQRAVVEEAFGSMKESQ